In Corylus avellana chromosome ca2, CavTom2PMs-1.0, the following proteins share a genomic window:
- the LOC132171551 gene encoding uncharacterized protein LOC132171551, with amino-acid sequence MDLAPEELQFLRIPDLLREATSIPKLSPKTFYLITLTLIFPLSFAILAHSLFTHPILSQLQTYPQADPTQVSHEWTVLLLFQFFYLIFLFAFSLLSTAATVFTVASIYTSKPVSFSSTMSAIPKVFKRLFVTFLWVSLLMMIYNFVFLAFLVLLIIAIDTQNVFLLFFSVVVIFLLFLVVHVYITALWHLASVVSVLEPVYGFAAMKKSYELLKGKIRYAGVLVFMYLAICVIIGGVFSSVVVHGGGKYGVFVRIVVGGFLVGVLVIVNLVGLLAQSVFYYVCKSYHHEGIDKSALHDHLGGYLGEYVPLKSSIQMENLEI; translated from the coding sequence ATGGATCTAGCCCCGGAAGAGCTCCAATTCCTGAGGATCCCAGACCTCCTGAGAGAAGCAACCTCCATCCCAAAGCTGTCGCCGAAGACCTTCTACCTCATCACCCTGACCCTCATCTTCCCTCTCTCCTTCGCCATCCTAGCCCACTCCCTCTTTACCCACCCGATCTTATCCCAGCTCCAGACATACCCACAAGCTGACCCTACCCAGGTCAGTCACGAATGGACCGTCCTCCTCCTCTTCCAGTTCTTCTACCTCATCTTCCTCTTCGCCTTCTCCCTTCTCTCCACCGCTGCCACCGTCTTCACCGTCGCCTCCATCTACACCTCCAAGCCCGTCTCTTTCTCCTCCACCATGTCCGCCATTCCCAAGGTCTTCAAGCGCTTGTTCGTAACGTTTTTGTGGGTCTCTCTCTTGATGATGATCTACAACTTCGTGTTCCTTGCTTTCTTGGTTTTATTGATCATAGCCATTGACACCCAGAACGTCTTTTTGCTGTTCTTTTCCGTGGTGGTCATATTCTTGCTCTTCCTTGTTGTTCATGTCTATATAACCGCGCTGTGGCACTTGGCCAGCGTGGTTTCGGTGCTGGAACCGGTATACGGGTTCGCCGCCATGAAAAAGAGCTACGAGTTGCTCAAGGGAAAGATCCGTTACGCAGGGGTGCTTGTTTTCATGTATTTGGCGATTTGTGTGATCATTGGGGGCGTGTTTAGCTCGGTGGTGGTGCACGGAGGGGGCAAGTACGGGGTTTTTGTGAGGATTGTAGTGGGTGGGTTCTTGGTGGGGGTGTTGGTGATCGTTAATTTGGTGGGGTTGTTGGCGCAGAGCGTGTTTTACTATGTTTGCAAGAGCTATCATCATGAGGGGATTGATAAGTCTGCTTTGCATGATCATCTGGGTGGGTATCTTGGAGAGTACGTGCCGCTGAAGAGCAGCATTCAGATGGAGAATTTGGAAATCTGA